tttcctttttatttctttggaaatacctttagaaaaaaatgtgttatgcaTCCCTATAATTGTCTAACTAACAATTGTCTACTATTCGGTAGAAATAGTGCTAGCATACTTTGACAAAGTGAACAATTGGCGCGAAGAGTGAttaaacaacaaagatggcACACCTTTTTGCAACCACAGTGTTACATGTGAGGATTACACATGCACTGTGTTACAAAGAAAGCACTTAATATAGAACAAAACAGGCCTTATGCAGATTTAGCCCTACAGGAATGCTCTTTAGTAAAGATCACATCAACAATAggagtattgcttttttaatacGTAAACACAGGGatgtacaaaatacaaaaaatgtaatccaaaTCATACATTAAGCACACATTTTAACTAATATACTGACTGACATTTATGTGTCAGAATCCTTTGTTTAACACAACATGAGCTTTGTGTCTTACAGCATGACTGAGTTTTCTCGATCAGGTGAGTAACAGCAATATGTCTCACTGACAGAGATACCCCTACGATGACATAATTATCCTGCATACTGTACCATATACCAGCATTGTATAATTTCCTTACGTGCACTTACTATTAACTGGAAATTAAATGCAGAGCATCACACTCTtattaagagttttttttctccattctttctgtttttggctCACTGCTTCTTGCGCAGGTGGACGTATAGGACTCCACTAACCAGGAGGAGAGGGACACATAGCCACGCCAGGATGAAACAGTAGCCAAAGCGTCCCTTGCTTAGATCTCTGGACTCACTTAAGATCTCCTTTCTGTGGAAGGTGAAGATGAGGCAAGCAGCAAAGGTTGTGAAACCTGCAAGAGTAACACATTAAAAAGCTTTAGTTTCAATTCTCACAGTCCTATTAAATACAGATTAGGGATGAAGGAAGATGTCCACTGAAAAATTTAGtaacaaatgtttttcaaagGGATAAGATTGCAttgctcttcttttttctaGCTTTGAAAGTCCTTGAAAGagtgaaaacataaaatgtcacctttttattttcattgaaaaaattGTATGTGGTTTATGGAATTAGAGTTCAAACACCTGCAAAGGCCTGACAGAGGCCTGTGAAGTAGAAGAGTCCTCCTTTGGATATGGTGAACAGCTGACCCAGAAAAACCAggaaggagatggaggagaagacCACAGAGAGGACCATGAGGGCCTGGACAGACTGCAGCCAGTCTAAGAGAGCACGTCAGAGAATGAGAGTAAAATACTGAgtcaaaagcaaaacacaatgCTAAATATGACCAGTgaataaacaaatcaaaatgcaCATGTAGGCAGGCAAGCACACAAAGAAATTCTGCATTTACCGCTTTCATTAGTAGCAGCACACATCCAGGTTTCTGTGGCATTATCATGGAAGCAGTTATACCAGAGGTCTGTGATTTCTACATCATCCCATATCCACCAGgactgcagaaagaaagaaatatttagGATCAGACAGTTTGTCATAATGTCACAGTACACAAAACCACATTTAGTGTTAGATGGTGtgcagcatttttctttttcttttttgcactaTACAGGGATTAACGGTGACATCTACTGTaagaagaaagacaacacaagttaaGGCATCAGTTTACATTTGTATTACCTTCTCCAGGGTAGCAACGAGGAGCATGGCCAAGGCAACCAGATGCAGCACAGTTACGAATATGAGCAGGAAGACCATGGCTGCTTGGAGATGAGGGAAAAGTCTGGTATCCTGCATAAAAACAACCCGgctgtgttattttttattataggATGCTGTCTTTAAAAATCCATTTATGTTAGTATTGGTTGTTCCAAGTAACCAACCAGCTCTGTAGTGAAAGAAACACCATTTTATCTatgccattttctttatttctttattttattaattcaggacaaggcacattgatgaacaagcACAACAGTACAcataaatgtgccagattgtagcccaagggctaatttccatctgcagtccaataggcaggttggagttagGATAGTAACATTTAGCACATAAAACAAGTAggaactaaatgaaaaaaagaaagaaattggcCAGCAGATTTCTGAAGACAGTGGACCCTTTATCTGCCTCTTGAGGAAACTCTGAGCACCCTTATCATGGATCTCAACATCTGCACAGACAATCTCTGCCCATTTATTAGGCCACTAGCATGCAATGTCTCCAGTGTCTGTCCAGTCTCTGAGGATCAGAACATCATGAATCTGGGTACAAActttatacatactataaaaagatgaaaatctGTCATTCaggtttaatgtaaaaaaaatgaccaatGACCCACACCAAAGAAAGCTTAGGCACATTAGTTAAGTGACAACAACTCTAAATAAGAGTGATGAATGACTCAATAATTTGATTCACTTTTTCCATCAAAGACATTTTGAGGACACAAAAAGAGGAAATCTCATTATTAAGTAAGACCTGTTCCTTTTTGGTTGAAGTTCCCCTAGATACAGTTATAAAAACACTacttataaaaataaacaagacagaCATTTGCATTGTGGCCTACTTatgtacaataaaaactaaGTAAGGAATTATTCAAAAACATGTGTGCTCTTtttctatatacatatatgtaaatatgtggtTAAATCTAGAAAGGGCATAATGCACAAATctaatgcatttcatttttccaATCAAAAGTTAAGTCTAAAATATCAAAACTGCGCAATTGGTACATTTGTTTCTGTGGCCAGAAAGAGAGACGGCTGCTTGGTTTTACAATGCATTAAATCTATTTTCAAATACAATCCTAAATGTAGGACTAAAGGAAAATCTAATAAATGTAGACATTTCCTTTTCCCAAATTAACTTTCCAGAGCTGCACAGTACCCTTTCAGGAGTGGGTATTCTACGCCTTGCACGTTTGTCTTTCCCACCAAGCTCGGCCGATAGAGAAGAACCACTGTTGCTGTTAAATTGTAAACAATTCAGAGAGGCATGTGTTTGATTACATACTACTACATCTGgtttatgtaacattttgagGTAACTGGCACAGACAAATGAAAGTAACCACAGAAATTGCAAGCACTGTGGAAGAACAGAAAAGTATCCTATCATGAGCAATAGTTACATCATACTAAACTGTGTGAAAATCCAGGAATGACATTTCTGTTTAATCCAACATTACCTAGATGAAGTCCTTACCCTTCAGCGTCTGTGCCTTTGAGTCTGTACCCTTGACCGTCTTTTTCTCCCAGTTGTTGTTATCCTCCCACTTTGCTCTTTTTGTCCTCCGAGACTTTTTAGCTCCAAACTTTGAGAGAAGGGTAGAGATGAGGAATGTGGAGGCAGATATAGGTGGAGTTCTCAACACCCATTTCCTCTAAAGTTTCTCTGCCCTCCCCCTCAAATCTGTGGTCTGGACCAACCAACTCAACATCAAAAATAACATCCTGTATTTTCTTAAAAGCTGTACTGCCGACATCCAATCTGGATTGAAATTTTGAACAAAATATGATGAGGTAATGATCTGGTATCCTGACTTTACCAAAGGACAAATTTAATCACATATTAAAACCCAATTGTCATTACTTTAACAGTGGTAGGTATGTGGACGGGCAATGGTTACATTTTGCCACACTTTAGTCCCAACACTGCACTGTACTAATGTTGTTCTTCCGGCAGTGCAGCTTGGCATGAAGACCACCACAGTATTTTCAGAGTGAGGGGATTGAAAGCCAGGAAGTATGACTGATTGCCGCCCaattttaactgaaaatgtgCAGGAAATCTCTTACCACCCAACACACAAGTGTTTCCACTGCAATTGAATCCCCCAAAAAGcataaatacacaacacacatcatGAACAGGCCATATAACAGTAATGTTGTCAGTTCCAGTAGAGCCATGATCCATGTTGCATGTctacccctccctccctctctctctctctctctctctgtccccttttTTTTAGTCAGCCTCTTCAACTATCCAATAAAGTTGAAAATCATCTCCTTGTCTATTTAATGCTGTTTGTATTGATTGCATCTACAGACATGTGTATTTAGTCTCCAAATTGTATGTTGTCATTTGTATAAGACACACTTGTAAACACATTACTGGCAGCTGCAGCAACAATGGATGCCTGTTCCAAACTATGAGTAATATTTCTTTAATGAGCCACTAAGCAGTAATAGACAAAGTATTCCGACTCtttacttaaagtgctcatattatgctcattttcatgcTCTTAATTGTATTAAGAGGTACCAGAATAAGTTTATTAGCAACATGttctaaaagtaaaaaaagtaaagtaaaagtactctgCAGGGGGGAAATGGCCACTATGAGTGTAATATACACCTCAGTTTAATGGTTTTATGTATGCAACAATGCATACATAAAAACGAAGTAGCCTacctcaaattaaaaaaatatgtaaaaaataaaataaaaaataataatactgaaTGTACTTAAAAGCGAGTTTCCTTCCACCATTACCAGTATCCCGTACTTAGTCTAGTTaagctaaatattttttttagttttactaatGTTTACCAGTGAATCTAAACTATCCACACCGTTTACGGTCCCACAAGACTCCTTCAAGGACGCACGGACAACCCACAATATTTGTGCGCGTAAGAGCCGTGAGTTATTACAAGTAACGGAACCTCACCACAGACAATTatactgtagcctactgttgGTTCAACTTCAACCCTAAAAGTTTTCACTGGTATTGACGTGGAAGTCTCGAGTATCTATACGTCTCAAAGTTTGTAGGTCATTGATTGAGTCCCGTAGACATTATTGGACAACGGGGACACGGACTCCAATGTTTACGTTGCAGTGTTCTATCAGTTCTGTCTCGATGCCAGTGTGACTTTTCGGTGTTCGCAGTCGATCTCGGACtttttgaaaatgcaacaaaaatgtcaagctGTAATGTGATGTGATTGATAAACTACGGTCGAAAGTTATTTCCCACCGTAGGACAAATGGATCAACCAAAGGTACCGAACATATTCTACTTTTTCTTCGATTAACTTAGTCGCTGTCATCCCTAAACTTTAGCTAGCTGAAACTTTAGACTGTCAAAGAGttgaatttgaatgaatttTGTCTCTGCAAGCTGGCGATTAAATTACAGTAACCCTTCAACATACTGTTGTTATACCCTTTTCCCCATGTATAAGGTTAAAGCATCACCTTAACAAAGTCCACACTATCACACAACATCAATTGATCTCAGtgtcagaatcagctttatttgtcaggtatgaggacacataagAGGAATTTTACTTTGGAACATCGTTGCTCCcaatgcgcttacacatacaaacaaccaaacatacacacttatGTATACACACTAAGATAtgcatactctaaacagaaacaacatagaGGCATCTCTGCGCCATTTCATCCAATGGAAACGTTTTAGATGTCTTGCAGTACATTTTCCTACTGGTAGTCATCCTGGTAGATTGCATATTGTGACTTTGGGATCTTCACTAGCtggaaagtaaaacaaagttCTATGGGTTTCAGTAAGTGTGGCTGCAGAGCATGTGATTATAATGTGACTTTTAAGGGGTGTACGTTAATATAAAGGATAAAGTGTGGTCAGTTAGCTTTAAAGGCTGTTCAACTGAAATACATTGGCAATGCCAGCTGTCTCCACTGAGAGAAACAGCTGTTGCCCCAAAATGTGCTAACAACTTTAGTCACAGCTGAGAGGAGTGTCAGTTATCTCACTCTAGTTCAGAGTTAGAGATACATATCTTCATTCATAAGGATTGTTTTGACATCTTGAGATGTAACATGGAAGCAGCATCACTCCCAGGAAAAAAAACCCCACAAGGTCATAATCACCTCATCTTATCCTAAAACGTTGTTTacgtatttttatttgttagcATCATCTGTTTCCCTTACAGGAAGTGAACTGAAATGACAGGGtgagataaaataaatacatattttaataattatatcCTATTCCCGCataaaatgttcacattaagattaaaaaattaaagattttgttgttgtcattccCCAAAAATATTTCAGGAAGTTTAATGTAGAGCGAAATAACAGTGCATTGGACCACCATAAAAACAGAGATAGAAACCCATCTGCAGctaacaaaaatacaattataaataatgtaaaaagacGACGTATAAATAAGATAGCTAGCATTTTCAAAATATGAGAAACgtagagatacacacacataaataaatttgtatgtgtatgtatatatatatacacatgtatatactgtatatatacacacacacacacacacacatatcccaCACCTTGTATACGTCAGATGCAcgcatactgtatattccatCTAATCTCAGTTCAACAGTCTAACTGCAGTCGGGAAAAAGCTGTTGCAGAACCGCACAGAGACCAACTGCTTATGCTGCGATACCGCCTGCGtaagagcaggagagagaacaAACTGTGGGAGGGGT
The Etheostoma cragini isolate CJK2018 chromosome 4, CSU_Ecrag_1.0, whole genome shotgun sequence genome window above contains:
- the si:dkey-264d12.4 gene encoding epithelial membrane protein 3, producing MVFLLIFVTVLHLVALAMLLVATLEKSWWIWDDVEITDLWYNCFHDNATETWMCAATNESDWLQSVQALMVLSVVFSSISFLVFLGQLFTISKGGLFYFTGLCQAFAGFTTFAACLIFTFHRKEILSESRDLSKGRFGYCFILAWLCVPLLLVSGVLYVHLRKKQ